Proteins from one Podospora pseudoanserina strain CBS 124.78 chromosome 1, whole genome shotgun sequence genomic window:
- a CDS encoding hypothetical protein (COG:H; EggNog:ENOG503P43S), whose product MADHPHTHGSHHGHSHAHGHGEAQNREYFNQQASSYDSKHEKTLDKLAEEIRKRIDFIGVEWADEESSGDEEEKKDDSREKREVREVRLLDYACGTGLGESALAPYTTQCVGIDLSENMVATYNARAANQGLTPEEMHAHVGNLCLPTDSPSYPTQTQLFSSSDFFSFDLAAICLGFHHFDDPPLAARRLVERLRPGSGVLMILDFLPHEKMDASHPASGTVIHHGFSKEQIQKIFEDAGAGEHFAFEELAVVFNKAAGTREEMKRKIFMARGTRRRAE is encoded by the exons ATGGCCGATCACCCTCACACTCACGGTTCCCATCATGGTCACTCCCACGCGCACGGCCACGGAGAGGCTCAAAACAGGGAGTACTTCAA TCAACAAGCATCCTCTTACGACTCCAAGCACGAGAAAACCCTCGACAAGCTGGCTGAAGAGATCAGGAAGCGGATCGATTTCATTGGTGTTGAGTGGGCTGACGAGGAGAGCTccggtgacgaggaggagaaaaaagatgACAgcagggagaagagggaggtgagggaggtgaggttgttggattATGCTTGTGGGACCGGACTTGGTGAGTCT GCTCTTGCTCCGTATACCACCCAGTGTGTCGGCATTGATTTGTCCGAGAATATG GTGGCTACCTACAATGCCAGAGCCGCAAATCAG GGCCTAACCCCCGAAGAAATGCACGCCCACGTCGGCAACCTGTGCCTCCCCACTGACTCCCCTTCCTACcccacccaaacccaactcttctcctcctccgacttcttctccttcgacCTAGCAGCCATCTGCCTAGGCTTCCACCACTTCGACGACCCTCCCCTCGCAGCCCGCCGCCTCGTTGAGCGCCTCAGGCCCGGCTCCGGCGTGCTCATGATTCTGGACTTCCTCCCCCACGAAAAGATGGACGCCTCCCATCCTGCCTCTGGCACTGTCATCCACCACGGCTTTTCCAAGGAGCAGATCCAGAAGATCTTTGAAGATGCCGGCGCAGGAGAGCATTTCGCCTTTGAAGAGCTGGCGGTTGTTTTCAACAAAGCTGcggggacgagggaggagatgaagaggaagatttTCATGGCCagggggacgaggaggagggcg